In Candidatus Nomurabacteria bacterium, the DNA window GATCCAAGACTTGCATTTGTTTCTATGATTTTTGGCATATTCCTTTCTATATTTGCAGTCTTTTCTATAGCAGGTGTTTCTTCTCGGATGACTGGAAACTTCTTTTATCAAAAAGCTATAAATAGTGCTAGGGCAGGGAACCTAGATTCATACTACTTATTTACAGACAAGGCATCGAGATCGAATCCCGCAGATTTTGCCCTTATAGAGAGAGCAAGAGCAGAAATTTCTATACTCGGTAGAGCGCAAGCTGACGGAACACAGATAGACGAAAATCGTGCTAGTAATATTTTCTCTAGTGCAGAGAGTTATGCTCTTCGGGCAATAGAGTATGACGCAAGAAACGCAGACAATTGGGCGTTCCTAGGCAACTTATACAAAAACTTTATTTCAAAAGACAACGAACAGTTTTACCAAAACTCTATAGTCGCCTTTGACAAAGCTCTAGAGTTCCGACCAAACGATCCGTCTATATATCTTTTCGAAGGAGAAGCTGCTCTTAGAAAAGATGATGTGGCTCTTGCAAGATCTATGGGAGAAAAAGCACTTTCTATAAAAAACAATTATGGAGATGCATTTGTTTTCTTGATATCACTAGAAAGTAGTATAGAGAACTACAAAGATGCTGTTAGACTTGCTGAAGCAATGGTGGAGAATATACCGAGCATAACTTCTTTCCAGATTTTGGGAGAAGTATATGATTTGTCTGGTGACAAAACAAAAGCTAGGAGTGCATACGAAACAGCATACTTGCTTTCTGGTAGAAGCTTTGAGCTTTCAAATGTCCTTGCTAGCTTTTATTCAAAATATGGTATAAATGATGGTCTAGATATGCTTATAAGTGACGAGAATTCACTGAGAGGAAATATAGACTATATAAACTATCTTCTTGGTCTCAAGAGTAAGCCTGTCGTAGAAGAGACTTCTCCAGAAGAAGAATCTTCCGAAGAGTAATTTATGGTTGAGAGGATTGTACACGTACTTAGCAAAGAATTTAGTACCACTAGTAAGGCAGCACTTATACTGGGTCTTTTTTCTTTTTTGTCACAAATTTTTGGTCTTGTTCGAGACAAACTACTCGCTTTCTATATAGGACCCTCTGAAACGCTCGACATATACTACGCTGCATTTAGAATGCCAGATCTTCTTTTTGTAACGATGGCGTCTATTACTTCTGTTACGATACTTCTTCCTTTTCTGGTAGAGATGAGAGGTGATACAAAAGGCGTTGGTAATTCTAGAAAACTCATAAACAGTGTTACAACAACTTTTTTCTTTATAATGACGATTTCTATTGCGATCGTCTTTTTGTTTGCTCCACTTATTTCAAAGGCTTTGGTTCCAGGTTTCGATGAAGAAGCAAGAGAGTTGTACGTAACCATAACTAGGATCATGCTGTTTTCTCCACTGTTTCTAGGTATTTCAAACTTGTTTGGTTCTATAACGCAGATGTTCAACAAGTTTATGCCTTATGCTCTGGCCCCAGTTTTTTATAACCTAGGTATAATTGTCGGAGTATTTTTGTATGTACCTATGGGCATAGAAGGTCTAGCACTCGGAGTTGTTATAGGATCACTTATGCATGCCTTTGTTCAGCTTCCAGTTGTTTTCAAGTATAAAGCTGTACCCAAAATAACTTTCGATATTGACTGGCCACTCGTTAGGAGGGTTGGTAAGGTTACGATACCTAGAACTTTGGCTCTTTCTCTAAACAACGTTTCTCTTATTGTTATCGTTTTGTTTGCTTCTAAACTAAGCGAGGGTTCTATCTCTATCTACAACTTTTCTATGCACATACAAGCTGTACCACTCGGAATAATAGGTATATCGTATGCTGTTGCAACTTTCCCGATTCTGACAAAATCTTTCCAAGATAAAAAGATAGATGAATTTTTGAGTAGCATTGTTTCTTCTATGAGACAGGTTGTTTTCTGGTCTATTCCGATAGCGGTTCTTTTCATCGTTCTGCGAGCTCAGATTGTTAGAGTCATACTTGGATCAGGACAGTTCGATTGGGGCGATACGAGACTAACTGCTGCGTCGTTTGCACTTTTTGCAGTTTCTATTGTTTCTCAAAGTGCGATTGTTCTACTTGTACGAGGTTTTTATGCTGCATCAAATACAAAAATCCCTCTTGTTATAAATCTCATATCTTCTACGATTATAGTTGTTCTCGTTCCAGTTCTTCTTCAGTTTTATCATGTGTATCCATACTTCCGAGAATTTATAGAAGTAACTCTCAAGGTCAAAGATGTTCCGGGCGGTGAAGTTCTGATGCTGCCTATGGCTTACTCTATAGGTACGATACTAAATAGTGTTCTTCTTTGGATGTTCTTCAAAAAGAAATATATGAAAGGTTTGAGATATTCGTTTAATCGAACACTTGTACACTCTGTTTCGTCTGCTTTGTTTGGAGGTATATTTGCTTATATGTTCCTCATGGTTTCTTCTTCTTTGTTTGAGATAGATCGATTCTATGAAATATTTATACAAGGATTCCTTTCTGGGGTTATCGGTATAATCGCAACCGCTACATCTCTCCAGATTCTAAAAAACGAAGAATACTTCCATATCATGAAGTCTATAAAGAGCAAACTAAACGTCAAAAAACAACTAGTATTCTACGATACAGAAGAGTTAAATTAGTTTTCAAAAAAGGCTTTTTCTGGTAGTATCGACTTGTTTATGGATATAAATAACATAAGAAATTTCTCTATAATAGCCCACATAGATCACGGTAAATCCACTCTGGCAGACCGGTTTCTTGAAGTTACTGGTACTGTAGAAAAAAGAAAGATGAAAGACCAGGTTCTAGATTCGATGGAACTAGAAAGAGAGAGGGGAATCACGATCAAGATGCAGCCAGCCAGGATGGAATACAAACTTGGCAAAGATAAATACATTCTCAATCTTATAGACACTCCTGGACACATAGACTTCTCATATGAGGTTTCTAGGGCTATGAAGGCTGTAGAGGGTGCGATATTACTCGTAGACTCCACTCAGGGCGTTCAGGCGCAAACTATGACCACTCTAGAGATGGCCAAGAAGGCTGGGCTTGTTATAATCCCAGCTATTTCCAAGGTTGATTCGCCACTTTCTAGACCAGAAGAGGTTTCTTCTGAAATTGCAAAACTTCTAGATTGCGATCCAAAAGAGGTTATGAAGGTTTCTGGTAAAACTGGTGAGGGCGTAGAAGATCTTCTAAGAAAGATAGTCGATACAGTACCAGCTCCTAAAAAGAGCGATACAGATATGCTCCAATCTCTAGTTTTTGATTTTAGTTACTCTAGTCACAGGGGTATCGTTGTATACATGAGAGTTTTCAGCGGTTCGGTCAAAAAGGGCGATACGCTTACATTTCTTGCTTCAAACGAGTCTTTTATCGTAAATGAAGTTGGAGTAACAAAACCAGAAGAACTACCTGTTTCTTCACTAGGTTCAGGAGAAATAGGTTATATAGTCACTGGTATCAAAAAACCAAAGATCGCATCAGTTGGAGACACGCTTACACTAACAAAACAAAAAGCAAAACCACTTTCTGGTTACGAAAAACCAAACCCTGTTGTTTGGGCATCTATTTTTCCGGAGAGCCAAGATGATTTTACAATACTAAGACAAGCTCTAGAGAGACTACAACTTTCTGATTCTTCACTTACTTTCGAAGAAGAATCTTCTGGAGTTTTGGGTAGAGGTTTTAGAATAGGTGTTTTGGGTATGCTTCACCTTGAAATAGTAACAGAAAGACTAAAGCGAGAGTTCAAGCTCGATCTTGTTATCACGACTCCGTCTATAACTTATAACGTTATCAAGAAAAACGGTGAAAGCGAGATAGTTTATTCTCCTCACAAATTTCCAGATGACGGTTCTGTCAAAGAAGTTCATGAGCCTTGGGCTGATATCGTTATAATCTCTCCAGACAAATATCTGGGAACTATCTCGAGTCTACTTTTTGAACACGAAGGAGATATAACTCACACCGAAACCATGAGCGGTGGAAACGCCAAACTTTCTGTTTCTATGCCACTAAGAGAGCTTATGAGAAACTTTTTCGACAAACTAAAAAGCGCGACTCAGGGCTACGCCTCTATATCTTATGAAATAGTTGGAGACCTGCCTGCAGACGTTGTGAGACTAGACATACTTATAAACGAAGACGTTGTTCCTGCTTTTTCTTCGGTTGTTTCTAGAAGAAGAGCATACGAAGAAGCCGAAGAAGCTGTAGAGACACTAGAGAAAATTCTTCCAAGACAACAAGTTGCCATAAAGATACAAGGTAGAGCTTTGGGTAGAATAGTTGCTTCTAGGAAGCTTTCAGCTTTCAGAAAGGACGTTACTCAGCACATGTATGGTGGAGATATCACTCGAAAAATGAAACTTAGAGAAAAACAGAAGAAAGGTAAGAAGAAAATGCAGGAAGGTGCAAAGGTAAACATACCTCACGACGTTTTCCTGAAGATGATGAGAAGGGGAGGAGATAAGTAGATTTATCCTCTCAAGCTAGGCATAAATAGCATTATCATAGAAATTATGACAAGAATGCTTATTATTCCCCAAATTCTTATTATTATTTTTCTGTGCTTTTGTTTAAACATAGTCTTTTATGATATAGTTTTCTATATAAGAAGATTACCAGTCTAATGAAAAAATATCAAGAATCAAAAAAGGGTAGCTTTTGGGGATCGAAGGTCTGTTTTTTTCTCCTTTGTTTTTTTTGTTTTTTTATATTTTTGGGAGTTTTTAGGAGCTTGGAGAGTTATAAAATAGCAAAAGGTAAGTATATACAAGCAGTTCAAGAAAACGAGCTTGTAAACAAGTCCAAAGATAAAATAGAAGACTCTATAATCTCTTTTGATAGCCCTCTCGAAAAAGAAAGAATAATAAGAGAAAATTATAATGTTTCTAGAGATGGTGAAGGAGTTATAGTGGTAGTAGATAAAGAAGAAGAAGTAGAAGAAAAGACTACTTTTGGATTTATAAAAAACCTGTTCTCCAAAGAAGATTAGATAAACTTGACAGAGGTGATATAATATAAGAGTAAAGATAAAAGTATCTTGTTTATAAGTATTAAGTAGCATGGCTAGGCTTGTAACAAAATGAAATCAGTAACTATATATTCAACACCGTCATGTCACTTTTGTCATATGGCAAAAGAATTTTTAGGAGAAAAAAACATCGAATTTACAGATTACGATGTATCTTCTGATGCAGCAAAAAGACAAGAAATGGTTGAAATGACTGGACAACTTGGTGTACCTGTAATCAAGATAGGAGATGACATAATGGTTGGATTCCATCAGGGGAAAATCGAAGAACTTCTAGGGCTTTAAAAAACTTATAAATTAATGTAGAATCAGAAAACCGGTTTATGCCGGTTTTTTGATTGAGAGAAACGCCCCCGTAGCCCCGACGCTATGGTCGGGGTCCATACAACTTCACTCGTCGGGATTAAATGGACCCCAGTTGTAGAGCAAAGCTCACAACGGGGCACAGTAGAACAGTTCCGCGCGCCCCGTATCATGTCTCCGTAGTTAAATGGATATAACAGCTCCGTCCTAAGGAGTAGTTGTGGGTTCGATTCCTGCCGGAGACACAAATTGTTAGAGACATTGATATCGGGGGGGGTTCTACTTTGTCCTTCGAAACTTTAGTGAAGAAGGAAGGAATAGTTCTGGGCTTGCCCTGTCTGAAATAGGCGGGGTGAAATTCCTGGCGGGGGCACAAAATCTATCTACTAAACTTTATTTTTGATATAATTTAATGGATGGAAATAGACAATAATAAAAAAATTGATGAGATCTTGGAGCTTTTGGAGGAGAATAACAAAATGCTTAGACACATAAGAGGCTCACAGAGAAGATCTCAGATTTTTAGGTTGCTTTATATTGTGGTTATCATAGCTCTTACAGCCGGTGCTTACTACTATATAAATCCATATATAAGTCAGGTTATGGACGCCTATTCTGGAATTCAAGATACTCTGGGCGGTATAGGTGAAATACCATCCAACATTTCCAATACAAATCAAGAGGCTGGAAATTTGTTAAAAGGCGGAAATTTTGATATAAATTCTTTACTAGAAGGACTAGGGCAGTAGCCCTTTCTTTCTTAGATGCTCAGGTAGCCCCGACGCTATGGTCGGGGTCCCGTACTTCTACAAAGTAGAACGTCGGGGCTCAGAATATGGCGTGGGTGTATATATTAAAAACTAAATCTGGTAAGTTTTATATTGGTAGCACTATCAATTTAGAGCAAAGATTAAAACACCATAAAGGTGGGAATACTCCTTCGACATATAGGTTGAAGTTTGATAGTCTTTTATTGTCTCAAGAATATGATACTTTGAAAGATGCCAGGAGTGTTGAATCAAAATTGAAAAAACTCAAACGAAAAGATTATTTACAAAAAATTGTTGAAGATGGTTTTATTAAAATAAAACCCTAACGTTGAAAATAAAAATTTGTTTACAAAGTGCTCGGGTAGCTCAGTTGGTTAGAGCACTCGCCTGAAGAGCGAGGTGTCGGCAGTTCGAGTCTGCCCCCGAGCACTTTGTAAATAAGATTAGATGTGTATGCTCAGTACCGACGTCCCGACATGTGGTCGTCGGGAGCACGGAGAGCCGACAGAATCGTCGGCTTTGGTTAGAGCACTCGCCTGAAGAGCGAGGTGTCGGCAGTTCGAGTCTGCCCCCGAGCACAAGATATAACCTAGTCAATTCTAATTTTAAAAAATGGTACACTACACTTACATTTTAAAAAGCTTAAAGGATGGCAAGTATTATATAGGGTCAACCTCCGATTTGGGCTAGCTTCACCCCAAAGATGTTCTTGACATAAAAGTATTATTATACTATAATGTTAGAGATAGTTTATGATCTTTAACTTAAAATACTTTATCATGTCGAATAATAATGAAACAGTTGAAAACCCTACCACTTCTGTAGATAAAGTGGTAATTTCAATCTCTAAACGATCGATCTGGTCATTTATTGGACTGCTTGTGGTAGCTGGCTTCAGCTATCTCCAATGGATAGGCTATTTATTGCCAACCTTTAAGCAGATATTTATTTTGATTGAGGAAGCAGATGCTTCAATTTTAAGCGTAAGCCAAATAGGGTTGATGTGGGTGCCCGTAATATCGTACGCCCTAGTGGCGTTAAATATCTGTCTTTTTTTTAATATATTTAAGGAATTAAAGAAAGAGAAAGGTCTCATTGCGGGTCTCATTGTGGGTCTCATTTGGGGTCTTTGGGGTCTCATTGCGGGTCTCATTGCGGGTCTCACTGCGGGTCTCATTGTGGGTCTCATTTGGGGTCTCACTTGGGGTCTCACTTGGGGTCTCACTGCGGGTCTCATTATGGGTCTCATTATGGGTCTCAAAAATGAGTACTCATGAAAATACAAAAGAGCTTGTCTTGGATGAGCTCTTTTTTAATTTTTATAAATTAATATTCGAATATCAAAGACATAACAAAACCACCCGTATATGGGTGGTTTTTTATTTATAGTGATTTTACCTTGATAGTTGTTTGTTTGTCTTTGTCTATCTTTGGAAGTCTTATTGTTAGAAGTCCGTGTTTTTCTATCGCTTCGGCTCTTTCTGGTTCGATTTCTTGTGGGAGAATTATAGTTCTAGAGAATGCACCCCAATATAGTTCCTTTGTGAAATAATCTTGTTCTGGTATGGCACGATTTTCTTCTCTTCGTCCTTTTATAACAATTGAGTCTCTAGTTATGCTTATACCCAAGTCTTCTGGCCTCACTCCAGCCACCATTGTTTGTACTATTATTTCTCCTGGTGTTTGGTATACGTCTACAGTTAGTTGACCCTCTTCTTCTTGCCACGCGTCTTCTTCTTCTACCACAATTTGAGATTGTGGGCTTTGGGATTTAACCTTGAGTGTTCTTACGTCTTTTTGTGCTAGAGGTTTTTCTTCTTCCTGTGCGAACACATCATCGTCTTCCATCAAGTCTTCGTCAAAGCGAATACTTCCTGTCAGTCTTTCGAAGAGAGATTTTCTTTTTTTTATCATAATAATTAATTTATTGTCGGCTGAATGTTTTCTTTGTAATAAATAGCGTCAGATATTCTTCTAAGTCTTTCGAAGAATAGCATACTAACAATTGCGAGAACCCATAGAACGCCATAAAGTCTCCAGAATTGTTCTCCTGTATCATTAATTATAAGGAAATTAAACGTTCCGTGCAATAAAATTGCCACCATAATCCCCACAATACTATAAAAGACTCTGACTATTTTTAGATATCTAAACCCTAGTCCCATGCCTATACCTATTGCTGCACTCGATATAGTGTGCAGGATTGATGCACCCAAGAATCTGAGTCCGCCTGTAAGAAGACTAACTGTAGTGTCTTGTGTTGTTATCGGATCAAACAAGAACATAGAGTTTTCTAGCGCAGAAAATCCAAGAGCAATCGTTATAAAATAGATAGGGAAGTCTATAGGTTCGTCTGCCTTGCCACTAGGCAAGATTATTATTATGAACATCAAGAATTTTAGGATTTCTTCTGATGCTGCAGCAAGTCCGACAAATGTTTTGTCGTCGATAGAAATACTGCTCAAAAACTCCT includes these proteins:
- a CDS encoding GIY-YIG nuclease family protein; this encodes MAWVYILKTKSGKFYIGSTINLEQRLKHHKGGNTPSTYRLKFDSLLLSQEYDTLKDARSVESKLKKLKRKDYLQKIVEDGFIKIKP
- a CDS encoding glutaredoxin family protein, encoding MKSVTIYSTPSCHFCHMAKEFLGEKNIEFTDYDVSSDAAKRQEMVEMTGQLGVPVIKIGDDIMVGFHQGKIEELLGL
- a CDS encoding GIY-YIG nuclease family protein gives rise to the protein MVHYTYILKSLKDGKYYIGSTSDLG
- a CDS encoding murein biosynthesis integral membrane protein MurJ, producing MVERIVHVLSKEFSTTSKAALILGLFSFLSQIFGLVRDKLLAFYIGPSETLDIYYAAFRMPDLLFVTMASITSVTILLPFLVEMRGDTKGVGNSRKLINSVTTTFFFIMTISIAIVFLFAPLISKALVPGFDEEARELYVTITRIMLFSPLFLGISNLFGSITQMFNKFMPYALAPVFYNLGIIVGVFLYVPMGIEGLALGVVIGSLMHAFVQLPVVFKYKAVPKITFDIDWPLVRRVGKVTIPRTLALSLNNVSLIVIVLFASKLSEGSISIYNFSMHIQAVPLGIIGISYAVATFPILTKSFQDKKIDEFLSSIVSSMRQVVFWSIPIAVLFIVLRAQIVRVILGSGQFDWGDTRLTAASFALFAVSIVSQSAIVLLVRGFYAASNTKIPLVINLISSTIIVVLVPVLLQFYHVYPYFREFIEVTLKVKDVPGGEVLMLPMAYSIGTILNSVLLWMFFKKKYMKGLRYSFNRTLVHSVSSALFGGIFAYMFLMVSSSLFEIDRFYEIFIQGFLSGVIGIIATATSLQILKNEEYFHIMKSIKSKLNVKKQLVFYDTEELN
- a CDS encoding Hsp20/alpha crystallin family protein, whose protein sequence is MIKKRKSLFERLTGSIRFDEDLMEDDDVFAQEEEKPLAQKDVRTLKVKSQSPQSQIVVEEEDAWQEEEGQLTVDVYQTPGEIIVQTMVAGVRPEDLGISITRDSIVIKGRREENRAIPEQDYFTKELYWGAFSRTIILPQEIEPERAEAIEKHGLLTIRLPKIDKDKQTTIKVKSL
- the lepA gene encoding elongation factor 4, translated to MNNIRNFSIIAHIDHGKSTLADRFLEVTGTVEKRKMKDQVLDSMELERERGITIKMQPARMEYKLGKDKYILNLIDTPGHIDFSYEVSRAMKAVEGAILLVDSTQGVQAQTMTTLEMAKKAGLVIIPAISKVDSPLSRPEEVSSEIAKLLDCDPKEVMKVSGKTGEGVEDLLRKIVDTVPAPKKSDTDMLQSLVFDFSYSSHRGIVVYMRVFSGSVKKGDTLTFLASNESFIVNEVGVTKPEELPVSSLGSGEIGYIVTGIKKPKIASVGDTLTLTKQKAKPLSGYEKPNPVVWASIFPESQDDFTILRQALERLQLSDSSLTFEEESSGVLGRGFRIGVLGMLHLEIVTERLKREFKLDLVITTPSITYNVIKKNGESEIVYSPHKFPDDGSVKEVHEPWADIVIISPDKYLGTISSLLFEHEGDITHTETMSGGNAKLSVSMPLRELMRNFFDKLKSATQGYASISYEIVGDLPADVVRLDILINEDVVPAFSSVVSRRRAYEEAEEAVETLEKILPRQQVAIKIQGRALGRIVASRKLSAFRKDVTQHMYGGDITRKMKLREKQKKGKKKMQEGAKVNIPHDVFLKMMRRGGDK
- a CDS encoding PrsW family intramembrane metalloprotease, with amino-acid sequence MEYQSINNILVAIASGIIPALVWLWFWLKEDDKRPEPKGLLFLAFLGGMIAVPLVLPIQEFLSSISIDDKTFVGLAAASEEILKFLMFIIIILPSGKADEPIDFPIYFITIALGFSALENSMFLFDPITTQDTTVSLLTGGLRFLGASILHTISSAAIGIGMGLGFRYLKIVRVFYSIVGIMVAILLHGTFNFLIINDTGEQFWRLYGVLWVLAIVSMLFFERLRRISDAIYYKENIQPTIN